CTCCATATCATCAAGTAAATACGCAAAGCTGGACATTTGCAAAAAAATTGTGGAAAGGTATCATTCAGAAATTTCCAATATAGATGTCGCGTACTCAAACGCATCCAATGTTGCGAAATTATACTACGCACTTGTGAGTTATGGGACTCGAGATGAAATGTTGTACAGACGGTTAAATGAGCAATTTTACCTATACTCTACTCAGGGCATAGACTATGTTATCGATACATATTCTGAAAATGAATACGAATTTCATGATAGTGATGACAAAGAAGTAAATGTGGACAAGAAGGGAAAGATGGAACGATTGGGAATAAAATCTGCAGATTCACATGCAAATTATGCAGACAAAAAAATTATATCCCGCGACTTTAGGCTAGTAGCAACAAGTATGATTAAGGCGAAAACATTTTGCTTTGATGTACTAAAATTGGCCTCAAACTTTTATGCAAAAGAGTTGGAATCTTTAAACAACATGACGGATACAGATCCATACCAAGTTTACCAATTGGATGAAAAAAAGACAATTGAATGGGAAATTAGAGATCTTATTACAATCTTAGAAGCCAATGAAACCTTTGGATATAATTGTAGAGAGCTACTAGAAACTCTCCACAAGTCCATAAATTCCTCCTGTAACATATTCGAATTTGCTGATATTCCCAGTCTTGTGGTAATTGGTAGAAAGTATGTGACTAAAAGAGGGCActggaaaagatttttgAAGAGCAAGAGTGAGGATTCGAAATTTTCGCAACTCTACGAATTGTATCGTCCTGACGAGCGAGAATATTTTGGAGATGTCAGAATATCTCTAGACCTCAAAAGTGGTCTCAATAAAGGGAATAATTTATCGAGTGTTGATAGTTTTATGGAAACTTGTACAAAGTATATAAAGGATACAGGGTTTAAAGATTGGAGTAttatttgtaaaatgttCGACCTTGTTGACCACCTAAAACGTTTGGATCTGGTTCCAATAGTCTACTCTTTATTCAGGGAAGGAAGTCTCTTGTTTGTAGACTTGAGTAGGGTAATAAAATATCTACATAATCTACTGGTACACTTTGATGAttgtaaagaagatgatcTGTCGATAATAACATCTTTGGATAACTGTGCAAGGCTTTTGAGTTTGTGTATAGATGCCGAAAATGAACGAGATTATGTAGACCTCTCCATATTTTCTACTTTATTCAAACTGCAAAAATTCCTATGTGCTCAAGATAGGCAATCATTTCTAAATTCTTGTGGAACAATTGATCATTTAGATGACGTTATCACAAAACATCTAAATTCTTATTCGGAGTGTAAACGCATATCTTTCACAAAACTACCAGAGGATCTCGacatatttacatttatgCCTACACCAACTAATCATCCAGCAAGATGTACTATAGACACATTTAAAGAAATTATAAAGGAAATACACAAAGACACCATCGCAGGGAAAAATGCCGAAATCTTTAGGTTTGTAACACACAATACATTTCTTAAAATGTCAACTCTCTAGTTATACGTTACTTatcaagattctcctacaaggtactcctgtGGAACATCATGATTTCACCTTTGAGATTACtaatcttcttcatccaaAGTGAGCAGTCTAGTCTGCATCTCACCATGCTTTGGCACaagttttattaccatcaTAAATTGAAAAGTGATGACTCATACTGTAGAGGTACTTGCTATGATTTCGGGAAGGTGAGACGGTTAACTGGTTTGCAATGCTCAATTAAAACTGTCACTAGGGAGGACGTGGATGTGGCTTTCATCGCTCAACTTTACTGTAGATGGGCATGTATATATGTCGAACTTTGAGGTACATGAGATTTCATTCCCGGGACAAGTCCCCAAGTTTTTTCGACCAATTCGAAATTTATACAGATTGCAGCAATTTTTAAGTGGTAAAGATCCTTATCCTACACATTATGGTAAGGTTTAACGATTTAAAGTCTTTGAGATAATGAATTTAGGAGCTCAAGTGGTCCGTCTACAGTTCCAAAATCCTCGTCCCAGTGTATTACACCATCAGATTGTAGCAATATGTAATGGATGAATTAAACGTCAGAATTCAAAGGTGCAATGTGTTATTTTCTGCTCTTCATTCCGGATGATTATggattctcttcctccacacCCCAGATGGTTGTCTATTATTTTGACTTCCGATTCATTCCTTTCCTTCCATCGAACGAGTATGAAACTCGTTGCAACAGCTTTTATACTGTGCCTCTTTAGGCCCTGCTACTCCAGCAGAGACATAGTGGAACAGATGAATTCTCGTAATAACCTCAATGGAGAGCCAGCGCCACAACCTCAAATATGGCAAAATGGAGGGTTGACTTTACTAAGGAGGGAGGTCCCTCATCTGTTTGATGTACCGATAAGGTTATGTAGGATTGTACTTACCATCTTTTTATCTGAtagtgatgaagatgaggattccaCTCCCCAAGATGATTCTAATGGAAGGACACTTGGAGATATGCGGGGTTCTAGTGGTACCATAGGGAGTCCTGTCTCAGCCTCGGCATCCGCTCCTACTCTCGAGAATGAAGGTCCTACCTTGTCTACTTCTCAAGTCCATCCCGGAAATAACGGGGATCATTACCTCAGAGTCAGGGGTAATGATGAGTTGCTACACAGTAACGACGCTGAATCTACTGATGAAGAGGACGAGTTTTTCCTGGCCAGTGAGACCTTTGATGATGATTCGGATGACGACCAATATACACTTGCAAATGAAACTAATGAAGAGCTGGACAGCTTATATGACATTGGAAATTCCATAAGCGAAGAATACGACGCGGTAATTAGAGAACTAGAACTGGGATTTGAAGCTTCACTTTTGGCGGAAGCACTAGCAGACATTCCAGATAATAGTGAACTACAGCTAACCATCGAGTTTGAATATCCTGATATTGTTAACTTTTTGAACGATATTTCAGATGACGAGGATATCGAGGTAGAAGTAGTTTCGGATACTTTCCAACAGGATCCTTTTGAAAACTACACATCCACACTCCCGACTCCTGTTGAAAACCCAGTCACACTGGAGCTTTCAAACCCTAATGAGAGGGAAATCAACCTTTTAAAGGGTGAATACAATGGAATACATGAGAAGGAATACACTCCTATAGGAGAGAGAAACATTGTCTCCATACGAGAGAATTGTAGATGTATTTGGAACGGAGCTTTGGGTGAAGCTTGCCAGCGAGTAATTCTCTACAAAAGGGACAGGGATGTGCTCATTTGTCTAGAACTTACTACACCAAATGGTTCTGAAAAGAGGTTCCTAGAAAAACAAAACCTTGGATTTATGAGAATTTCAGAGAGTGAATTTAGAACAAAGCTCGACGAAATGAGGAATCAGCCCAGAGAGACCACTGAAGCAGAACATCCAAACCCAGAACCAATCGCAGAAGAGTCAGTTGTATCTACAAGCACAGCCGAGGAAGCCTCTACTTCAGAACAGGCATAAATGAAGAATATTTAAATTCCAAGTCTGTTAGCACTCCAGTTATTGAATAATTTGGAATAACATAGTAGTAATTACCTGTAAAAAATCGCAGGTGACATTCTCGGTGGATTCAAAGCATAATCACACGAGTGTTCTATTCCCAAAGAGTCTTAACCTCGCCGAAACATGGCTCATGAGTAATTGAGCGGGAATGTAAAAGACTGCCAAAGTGGCAGAAAGTTTTGCATTTTAAGACAAGCTTGTTGTTGTTAACATTGTTGTTTTCTAGGTCTACATTTGTTAGTCTATCTCTCAACTATGCATCTTGGTAAGTTCCAATATTCATTATCTTCTTTAAAATTCATTTAAAATCCTGTGGATGTAAAAGGAATCCTGTTGAAACTAGAACGTGGTTAATCTTCCAGTGGGCAGAAAAGGTAGTCGTGATGTCAAAAGGGATATTACTAGGGATTAGGACTGGAAGAATTCAATAGGAATAATTATGTCCACTTATAGGGTATATCTTCTGGTCTATTCACAACATCTTCCTCTATAAACGATGTCTATCTATAATGGAACATAGAGAATATAAGATGATCGATGACTATCCATATACACCAACTAATCTACTAGACTAGTTatcaggaagaataaatggcTACATAAACAGGGAATATTCCCCACTGTTCTTATCATTCCTGGGTTCCGTTGCCGTTATTCCTATATTGTGCTAATAATTCCTATTTGTACTAAGACTCTAGTTATTTTGACAAACaagattctacaagatGAGGGTCCCGGCAATTGTGTGGACGTTATGTTTGATGAGATTGTGCAGCACATAAGTCTCTGTATTCACAAGTCTtagtagatggaggagttGCGATGGAGATATATTAAACATTGAGTCGTCTACTCCACTAGAGACTCTCTCATGGACTAATGCAGCGGCTGGTAACAGATTCTTTTACGTGACTATCTATGCATATTCACAGTGAATTCTTGAGGGatgatgaatgaatggatgagtaaagtactggtctgctccctttggtcgcattgagactctcatggatctcagagttttgaaagggCATCTATCTGAACATGGACGATGGGTGGTGGAGATGGCTCCAGTTAAATCTGCAGAACAAGTGTGGAGAAAGTAAACAATGCAAGTGTGGAAGTGCTAGAATAGTTGGTATTACAGCCAGTAAGGTTACTAATGATAGCAATACCGTTGGTTTTGTTGTTCTTGTCCACGAAAGTGATAAACCATTCACTCTACTTCAGGATCTAGGCAATGGTGAGGAGCTAGAAGTGAACCAAGAAGTTAAGAATGTTACAAAAGTATCtgtatactactggaaagGAGATGATTATTTTCAGAATCCACTCCTCCTGAAAGTAGATATTGATTGCAGTAATACGCGGTACTACTACAGATATAGCGAATGTGAACTAAAAAGTAAAGGAAAAAATCCGAAATTTTGGCAGTATATAGGACCTTCCACAAGCAATCTTACACTGCAGGTTATGCTTGATGATAGAAACTGTGGTAGAAATCATGCTGTTCCACTTAACATAAAGGATCCTGAAGCTGGTACACTTCCCAGCGATGTTAACTCTACTTGTCTAAAGACTAAAAGAAAGATATCACTTGTTGATTTACAACTTCTTACTGGGGACGAATACACTattgaagaatataaaattaaTGGTGAAAATACGAAAATCTCCAGAGCTACATATGGTACTGACTATATCCCTGGTATCAATCTCCCACATGACTATAAAGTCTCCAAGGTTAGAATGTTTTCATATTCTAGGAGCCAGGTGCCACTTATGCTCCAGTTCGTAAAGAATGGTGGAACGGAAGAGTCTAAATGGTTTTACAGCGCGAGcaaagatggtaataaCTGGGAAAGtgttgatgaagaaaagtCGGAGGCCTTTTATGATACTGGACACCAGCCACAAGAGGCACTTACAACTACTCTTGATGATATTAGATGTTTACGCGACAGTGAAATTACATTAAATCTTACCAAAGATGCATATACTGGAGGAAAGCCTTGTTGTGAGCATCATAAAGATGAGAAAAAGGTCTCTGTGAAGGAAGTACCAGTTAATCATAACCACCAACATGTTCCTTCAAACAATCTTACAGTCAAAAAACACTCGATTAGCTCTGGATACAGTGTCTCCGCTATAAAGTACAATGAAGGTGGAAGTGGTCAAGTGAAAAGTATAACTTTGAATGGTCTACAATTTCCCATATCTAGTCATGTTAGTGTCTATGTATT
Above is a genomic segment from Theileria equi strain WA chromosome 4 map unlocalized gcontig_1105316255041, whole genome shotgun sequence containing:
- a CDS encoding conserved hypothetical protein (encoded by transcript BEWA_048150A), which encodes MNINCRISAKKSRFSCQKITFMEFQRFKREHITKTITQRKKMAQVLFSPTVTEEASTLSSEYLQKFFHQGSLFHSVNTIESYKESPVTIKDVVRKVEKKMNKPLLCKLHSNYVCNTHDLTIILSKLIRDKDTEFGYLCKILTHIYSTFSNFVTTEKIHILYSISSSKYAKLDICKKIVERYHSEISNIDVAYSNASNVAKLYYALVSYGTRDEMLYRRLNEQFYLYSTQGIDYVIDTYSENEYEFHDSDDKEVNVDKKGKMERLGIKSADSHANYADKKIISRDFRLVATSMIKAKTFCFDVLKLASNFYAKELESLNNMTDTDPYQVYQLDEKKTIEWEIRDLITILEANETFGYNCRELLETLHKSINSSCNIFEFADIPSLVVIGRKYVTKRGHWKRFLKSKSEDSKFSQLYELYRPDEREYFGDVRISLDLKSGLNKGNNLSSVDSFMETCTKYIKDTGFKDWSIICKMFDLVDHLKRLDLVPIVYSLFREGSLLFVDLSRVIKYLHNLLVHFDDCKEDDLSIITSLDNCARLLSLCIDAENERDYVDLSIFSTLFKLQKFLCAQDRQSFLNSCGTIDHLDDVITKHLNSYSECKRISFTKLPEDLDIFTFMPTPTNHPARCTIDTFKEIIKEIHKDTIAGKNAEIFRFVTHNTFLKMSTL
- a CDS encoding hypothetical protein (encoded by transcript BEWA_048160A), which codes for MNSRNNLNGEPAPQPQIWQNGGLTLLRREVPHLFDVPIRLCRIVLTIFLSDSDEDEDSTPQDDSNGRTLGDMRGSSGTIGSPVSASASAPTLENEGPTLSTSQVHPGNNGDHYLRVRGNDELLHSNDAESTDEEDEFFLASETFDDDSDDDQYTLANETNEELDSLYDIGNSISEEYDAVIRELELGFEASLLAEALADIPDNSELQLTIEFEYPDIVNFLNDISDDEDIEVEVVSDTFQQDPFENYTSTLPTPVENPVTLELSNPNEREINLLKGEYNGIHEKEYTPIGERNIVSIRENCRCIWNGALGEACQRVILYKRDRDVLICLELTTPNGSEKRFLEKQNLGFMRISESEFRTKLDEMRNQPRETTEAEHPNPEPIAEESVVSTSTAEEASTSEQA
- a CDS encoding hypothetical protein (encoded by transcript BEWA_048170A), with product MDDGWWRWLQLNLQNKCGESKQCKCGSARIVGITASKVTNDSNTVGFVVLVHESDKPFTLLQDLGNGEELEVNQEVKNVTKVSVYYWKGDDYFQNPLLLKVDIDCSNTRYYYRYSECELKSKGKNPKFWQYIGPSTSNLTLQVMLDDRNCGRNHAVPLNIKDPEAGTLPSDVNSTCLKTKRKISLVDLQLLTGDEYTIEEYKINGENTKISRATYGTDYIPGINLPHDYKVSKVRMFSYSRSQVPLMLQFVKNGGTEESKWFYSASKDGNNWESVDEEKSEAFYDTGHQPQEALTTTLDDIRCLRDSEITLNLTKDAYTGGKPCCEHHKDEKKVSVKEVPVNHNHQHVPSNNLTVKKHSISSGYSVSAIKYNEGGSGQVKSITLNGLQFPISSHVSVYVLYCGNNPALIYVKGNGQAKWYQKPTGSSSSGNGNEQWEKVELDGITPSSFHNLGCQQWNDFVNVLTDYGYKNLQRCPGTRVIKIVVGGVSGSIIALLGGFETLAFFKYPSKSVIRSIVGMFNKSLDYTPVEQLDGLIFIGTQNSGISAAHLYQNFLRNVV